Proteins co-encoded in one Rhopalosiphum maidis isolate BTI-1 chromosome 2, ASM367621v3, whole genome shotgun sequence genomic window:
- the LOC113554142 gene encoding histone H2B, whose product MAPGGKSAGKAMKKSSGKAQKNIAKSDKKRKPKRKESYAIYIYKVLKQVHPDTGVSSKAMSIMNSFVNDLFERIAAESSRLAHYNKRSTITSREIQTAVRLLLPGELAKHAVSEGTKAVTKYTSSK is encoded by the coding sequence ATGGCTCCAGGAGGTAAATCCGCAGGAAAGGCAATGAAAAAATCGTCCGGCAAGGCACAAAAAAACATCGCCAAGTCCGACAAGAAACGCAAGCCAAAGAGGAAAGAATCGTACGCCATCTACATCTACAAAGTGTTGAAGCAAGTGCACCCCGACACCGGTGTTTCCTCTAAGGCCATGAGCATAATGAACAGCTTCGTCAACGATCTGTTCGAACGCATTGCCGCCGAGTCCAGTCGTCTGGCCCACTACAACAAGCGCTCGACCATTACCAGTCGGGAAATCCAAACCGCCGTCCGACTCCTGTTGCCCGGTGAATTAGCCAAGCACGCAGTCAGTGAAGGAACCAAGGCTGTTACAAAATACACCAGTTCCAAATAA
- the LOC113554140 gene encoding histone H2B — protein MAPGGKSAGKAMKKSSGKAQKNIAKSDKKRKPKRKESYAIYIYKVLKQVHPDTGVSSKAMSIMNSFVNDLFERIAAESSRLAHYNKRSTITSREIQTAVRLLLPGELAKHAVSEGTKAVTKYTSSK, from the coding sequence ATGGCTCCAGGAGGTAAATCCGCAGGAAAGGCAATGAAAAAATCGTCCGGCAAGGCACAAAAGAACATCGCCAAATCCGACAAGAAACGCAAGCCAAAGAGGAAAGAATCGTACGCCATCTACATCTACAAAGTGTTGAAGCAAGTGCACCCCGACACCGGTGTTTCCTCTAAGGCCATGAGCATAATGAACAGCTTCGTCAACGATCTGTTCGAACGCATTGCCGCCGAGTCCAGTCGTCTGGCCCACTACAACAAGCGATCGACCATCACCAGTCGGGAGATTCAAACCGCCGTCCGACTCCTGTTGCCCGGTGAATTAGCCAAGCACGCAGTCAGTGAAGGAACCAAGGCTGTTACAAAATACACCAgttccaaataa
- the LOC113554144 gene encoding histone H2A-like produces MSGRGKAGKSKGGKSKTRSSRAGLQFPVGRIHRLLRKGNYAERVGAGAPVYLAAVMEYLAAEVLELAGNAARDNKKSRIIPRHLQLAIRNDEELNKLLSGVTIAQGGVLPNIQAVLLPKKTEKKV; encoded by the coding sequence ATGAGCGGAAGAGGCAAAGCAGGCAAATCGAAGGGAGGTAAATCCAAGACCCGGTCGTCCCGTGCCGGTCTCCAGTTCCCCGTCGGTCGTATCCATCGTTTGTTGAGAAAAGGAAATTACGCCGAGCGCGTCGGAGCCGGAGCACCGGTATACCTGGCCGCCGTTATGGAATATTTGGCAGCCGAAGTGTTGGAATTGGCCGGTAACGCTGCCCGTGACAACAAGAAATCTCGTATCATCCCCAGACATTTGCAATTGGCAATCAGAAATGACGAAGAATTGAACAAACTGTTGTCCGGTGTTACAATCGCACAAGGCGGTGTGTTGCCCAACATCCAAGCCGTACTTTTGCCCAAAAAGACTGAAAAGAAAGTCTAA